The Sesamum indicum cultivar Zhongzhi No. 13 linkage group LG9, S_indicum_v1.0, whole genome shotgun sequence genome segment TTGAATGTGAGGAGGGGCAGGGGCAGGGGCAGGGGCCGGCCCGGCGCTCATTCATTGTTTGGCAATCCAAGTAGGTGAATGGCGGCAACAGAATAAAAGGAATGCCACCTCctcaaacatataaataaaataattaagttatatatacacacatacattaatttctcaaaattaagAGCCTTACAAGCCAATAATAAATacactatattttatatgcaGCCCACATCAACTATTTCAGATGATCAAACTGAGAAAATGGGTCATCACTCAATCATATGCACATTTTTTGGTAAtgattttacataattaattatagtttttaaatttcacgaaatatcttcagatttttaattttaatttctgaaattaagTGGGTAGATGTGAGAGGCGCACAATGATTGAGAATTTGAGAGTGAAAAATTGGTGCGCCAATGATGCTATAAGCTGTCCAAACTTATACATCGCTAGCTAAAAATTCATCGtatttataaactttatgttaaataaaattttcattttcatgattattataagtcttatatttcaaaatcatttatttatggattgaaattctattaatttctcTAAGTTACATTAGTGAGTAGTATTAAATTAGTTGAAGTTTGTAATAAGTATTAGGTAGTCACAGTCAAATAATTAGGAAGGTTAATTAGATCTGTGGGCCTAAGGGAAAAACTATTGAGATTTCATAATAAGTAGGATTAGATCGATgttgttaataattatgatttgttACATGCCATTCATGTCAATACTTGTGAATTATTGAATactatatagttaattatattagcctttttatttttttaaaatattataccatCGTTCGTTTTCTTAATgctatattagaaaaatagcaaatttaacaATGGCTATTTGCTATTGctagaaataaataaacgtACGCCATGATTTTTTGTCATAGTTTTTGCGAGTGTGATTAATAGACTTACCTCCCCTGATACTAATGGCCGTAGAAAAACCCTAATGCTTTTGATAAATTTACTCTTTTACCCTCCATTGTCACACAAACCTCCTTGAGTTACGTGGTTTGCATAATTCTTCCAGGTCGCTACTGCTCAAGATCGatttttagtaaaatagtTTCGGGTGAAccataataacaaaaagatcatccattaactatttatattagaGTACTTGTCAAgtctattataaaattaattataattttatccctgACATCGTGGTTGttgaatttaaatgtaatattgaGATAGACTCCACACATCCAACAGATTTAAACCTaacataaatgaataaatatttagggCTAAAACTCGATAACTATTAGTGACAGTCAAATAATTAGGATTATTAGAGTGGTTGAGCGGAGGACAAAAGCATTGAGATTAATATTGAGTATAATGATGTCGTTAATAATGACCCATAATATTCTACTTAAGTAGACACTAATTACTCAAACCAatgtcaataaaaaaaaaaaaaacatttttgacataattacaatttcTATATACctgataacaaaaaattaaagtataacCAACCAAGTAACACAAATCTCAATGggaaaaatttagatataaataaaatttattttgactaaTCTGTTAAAATTAACAGATTTTTAACGAAAGGACCAAAGTTGAtggaatttttaaatttgaagaaCTAGATTTGATGACAAGGAAATATAAGGGGCCAAATTTGGATAAGCGGCATACTTGAGGGAtcaaaaatgatatttaccCTAACAATATTTGTTGTCATTATACTGATACTACACCcgtgttattaattatttataagggataattacagtcacatttcttgatttatggtCTGTTTACACAAACCATACCCCTATCTTTAAGATAATCACACATACACTCACCAAAATATCTTTATCACTTACACAAACTTCCctttacttttttgaaaaataacacaCACACTTCCTAAAAATATTAgcataattacacaaactacccaTATTTTTCAGCTGTCAGGAGTAGTTTATGTCATTATACAAAAGACGGGGATGGTTTGTGTGAATAGACCATAGGTTGGTGCTTTTCATATTTCTTGTGCTTAAATATTAttgctattaaaattataaaaattacgaTTTTAACTTTGTCACTTAGtgcatatatttttagtaataaattttaatatcatcacttaatatttttttgtcgcTAATACTCTTTGAATATTGCAGtgaatatgattaattttaaatatctgTGCACTGAAATACAAGAGTTAGATATTTTgtgctaaaaaaatatacgtaatttttatataacatataatataataagtataggatacaaacataatatatttatttaatttacatttacaaCAAAGTCAGAAATCGAGGAAAACATAATTCCAATAGTCAAAATTCCACAAGAATTAAAGCAGTNNNNNNNNNNTGGCGGCACTGAAagacaaataaaattctaactcaaataaaatttgatcgaattatattaattatataataaatatactatacttattatataattaattattttttaaattatatactaattataatatatatatattatatattacactttttttatataattaatttcaatctaataaaattcgattcgaattaaaattttcgGACAAAATGAGGAGTGTTGGCTGGTCAAATGTCAATTCTCTATGAAAATAACAGTGCTTGTGTGTGCCTTTATTCTCATAACAAAGAGCAGGAGGACCAGCCAATGACAAAAAAGAGTGGATATATATACTAGAGATATTTTATATGGCCCACCTATCTATAAGagatgaatttataatttttaaaaaatattttataaattatttggaagacaataaaatattatttgatatattcatTCAAAAGGTTTATTTCTATgatctaaatataaaattttaggaatgtatatatttctttttttgaaaaaggtaaatttttcttaatttaatttcagaatCTTGTAATTAAGTCCTTCAATTTAGATGATACTAATTATTTGGTTAGTGAGTGAAATTGATAGGTAATCAAtagtattaataaataatacgaATTAAAAAGTTGACTGTATTTAGCAACTAGTGATTTTAGGACACTATTAAATGTATTATCATaagattatattattaattagctaTACAACGTTTGAATTTGCATTACTATTTCAAAtggtaattaaaattgaagtcGCAATATTCTGCTTATAATCATCGTTCTATATACGATTTTCACATTAGGTAATCACTTGCTttaaatttgtacaaaattttaaaccccaaattttgtgcaattttcttttatttctttatataccACACTTAATGATATATATGGCAAGTTTATGCACTTATGTCCAAATTTACAACTTAGGTTGCAACACAACTCGATTTTATGCCAAGTAATTTAGATCCAACATCTTGTTCAACTTTGTACCTTTCTTCAGTTTTTCATCTTCTCCGTCTACAAACTATAACAAGAGAGTTACgtgtaatttcataaaaaaaaaataaaaaatcaagtatGTACCTTATTTTTGCTGTTTCCATCTATACACAATGGATTTAGCAATACACATGATACATATATCCACGTACTGCATATGTCTAGAATGTTGAGTGTTGTAAAATTTGGACCAATCAATCAAAATTCCTAATTAATGGGCCAAAATGAGCCCAGTTGTGCGATTcaacataataatattgtcTTGTTACGTGGTATTTTGggtattttactattttattacaaatttaaataatacataataaacACTACCCGAAACAATCacacattaaataaattaatggaagttatccaaatattatatgaccctatcaaaattaaataaatgaaagttgTCAGAAATTAAGTTCTATATATTCATATTGCGTATTTTTGAATGTGGATGATGagttaaagaaattaattaatatatgatgagAAATTAGCAATAATTGAGGATAAACAAAACAGTTTACATTTGCAGACATTGTAGCCCTCATTCTCTTAATTAGCCGccctaaaattatattattagaaGATAAGATAAGGAATTAGAGAAAATTAATCACGTAAACCAAAGTCCACTATCTACCTACTAAATATTCTACTAACagctcattttattttcttacatcattaaaaaaaattagaatatgtGTGTAAGAAAAGCATCTCAGATTAATCAGAGGCCACAATATGATTAAAGACAGACAATGATCATTGTCTTTATAACCCATAAGCgcccaaatattaattattaaaagcttcATTTTGTGTCTTCTCTAATTTactcaaatgaaaattaagagaaaaactTGTGGCTATGATTAATTTGGTCAAAAGGGTTtgttagaattaattatttttgatggATTATTCATAGTCTTGGTGTCACCGTCGGGTTGTGTATGGGCGGCGCTATGGGGGAGAAGATTGTTcttttaacaaattatatataattataacaattaaatactaatcattaatatttaattaataatatatccactaatttgaattttgtgtgTTGATTTGGTGTTTCAAGTcttggaaatatatatataataaatttataatttaaatttaatattatatatatatacgtctatttaagaatatatatgtatctgatttatgtgtatttttgtttaaaatacaaaataagcAACTAATTTGAAAACAAGACATGAAAATTGATGCAGAGTCAATCAACCACGCCAAGAcctattctaatttattttactaataaaggtttaagaaaaattaggagagagagagagagaggggattGATTCTTGATTTGATCATCACAAGCTTATTAGTTATGAGCCGATGATGTATGATATTACACCTAATCCCTTTCATTACATCCATCACAACCTTATTGTTATCTTATTGTGCATGAACATTACAACTAATCcctttcaatattttcaaatggtgggtttaacattttaaatctataccaataataattatttgtggaCTCTTTTCACAGTTCATATGGAGCACTATTTGATGTAGGTAATATTTCATAGTAATCGTAAACGATAAGATTGAACGATTTATAAGTGCCAATATCTTATTTCTAACAATATGTCGTAAGCtgtatacaaaattaaagcaGTTAATATCTCACACAATGATGCATCAGTCAAGTCACAAgctaattattattcaaattcttAACTCTAATTCACGTgattccaagaaaaaaaataaaaaaggaaaaacccTTACATGAGTGATTATTGGTCAGCCTCACCCTCGACGTGAGACAATGGTGAGAACCTCTGGCACTTAATTAGTGGCTTCAAACAAGCCCTCTCTACTATCCATCCCACTATATAAGTAGTATAGTTTCTTTAGAACTGTACAAAAGCAAAGCACAGCACAAAGGGCCGAAAGCCAAACACATACATAACGCACACAAAAGACAAACATCAGAATGCCGATTTCAAGAATAGCGGTGGGAACTCCGGCGGAGTTCACTCAGCCGGACGCCGTCAAGGCCGCGGTGGCTGAGTTCATCTCAATGCTCATTTTCGTGTTTGCTGGTGAAGGCTCCGGCATGGCTTTTGGTAAGCTAGTCATGACTGTAACATGATCAACTTAACATGAACTGAGAGGAAATAAATGAGAATATTTAACTTGATGATTgctttgcttcatttttcatcaaCAACAGCGCAGCTAACTGCTGGTGGACCAAGCACGCCTGCTGGCCTCATTTCGGCATCCATAGCACACGCTTTCGCCCTCTTTGTGGCCGTTTCGATTGCAGCTAACATCTCCGGTGGCCACGTGAACCCGGCCGTCACCTTTGGTGCCTTTGTAGGTGGTCACATTTCATTGTTCAGAAGCATTCTCTACTGGATTGCTCAGTTGCTTGGATCAGTTGTTGCATGCTTGCTACTCAAGTTTGCCACCGGTGGACTGGTAAGATCAAAACTATGGAAATTTCTTATTCACTCTCTTACGCATGACAAGTATAATACATTTGCATCAGGGTCAGGCCATACCGGGTCTAGAACTCAATTTCCTGAAAACTGTATAGACTACAATCCTGACTAACAATTTTTGGTCACCCTAACTGCAGGAAACATCAGCATTCGCGCTTTCATCAGGCGTCACAGAGTGGAACGCCCTGGTCTTCGAAATAGTGATGACCTTTGGGCTAGTGTACACAGTTTACGCCACGGCAGTAGATCCCAAGAAAGGCGACATAGGGATCATTGCCCCCATCGCCATCGGCTTCATCGTCGGGGCCAACATCTTGGCTGGTGGGGCGTTTGACGGGGCATCCATGAACCCGGCGGTGTCCTTCGGCCCTGCCGTCGTCAGTTGGACGTGGAACAGCCACTGGGTGTACTGGGTCGGCGTCGTCGGGGCCAACATCTTGGCTGGTGGGGCGTTTGACGGGGCATCCATGAACCCGGCGGTGTCCTTCGGCCCTGCCGTCGTCAGTTGGACGTGGAACAGCCACTGGGTGTACTGGGTCGGCCCATTTGTGGGCGCAGGAATTGCTGCTCTTGTCTATGAAGTCCTCTTCATCAACCAGAATGGTCATGAACAGCTCCCCACTACAGATTACTAAGGGATCGATATATGTATTTGTCTTTTCCTTACATTTACAGTGTTTGTTCCCATTTGCTGACGGTGGCTAAGGCCACTGGCTTTCGTCGTTTATTGTCTGTTTTATCAGTTGTCTTGCTTATATGGAATCAATTCTGCCTTAAATTTCAGCCTGTCAGTTTGGAAGTATTTTTAGTTAAGTATAACATAATCCGATTAATTTAAACATGGATTAATGTTGGATTACTAATTGCAAACTCGATAGTGGAAGTTAGGTGGGCCAGTTAATTAGGGATGTTTGCGTACACAGAAAATTGTGAGTAAACAATAGTAAAACTTGATAATATTTGAAGATTAAAAAAGTCGAGTTGAAgtgtttggaaaaaataacttttaaggataaatataCTGCACTCTTATaaaatttgctataattacacataaaattcataaaatttaaaaaattactagtaGCCCTAATGTTTATTTATGACTAACCCAACAAAGAAGCAGGGTCCTGAACCAATGAGCTGGGCATCGCTAGATCAAGAGCAAAATAGGTGAACTAATCAAGAAGAACCAGATCCCTAGCTNNNNNNNNNNNNNNNNNNNNNNNNNNNNNNNNNNNNNNNNNNNNNNNNNCGTGGAATTATGTTGGTTCGCTTTTAGTCCTAAGCATTTTTGTTGGCACAAGTTTTGTCATAAGAATAGTGTCAACCAACCCCCATGTAATGTGTATCCTAGAAAATTggcgaaaaaagaaaaagacaaaagattCTCCGAGCTATTTTTGTGGcagtaataattattcaagagTTATATCACATGGGATACATACTGACTATAAAAAGTAATTCAAGGGGTACGATGTATCTCGAAGAGGTAAGAAGAAGAGAACAGTGAATTCAGCATCAGCAACCAAATTTGGTTTCCTGGGGTGGCGGTCTGTTGGCTGTTGCTGGTAAGTAAATGTgtttaaaagaattatgattaattacacCTTCGTCCGCTATATGAACACAAGAAACAGACATTATCCTTTAAGGAAAAACATTATCCTTTTC includes the following:
- the LOC105170382 gene encoding aquaporin TIP1-3-like isoform X3, with the translated sequence MPISRIAVGTPAEFTQPDAVKAAVAEFISMLIFVFAGEGSGMAFAQLTAGGPSTPAGLISASIAHAFALFVAVSIAANISGGHVNPAVTFGAFVGGHISLFRSILYWIAQLLGSVVACLLLKFATGGLETSAFALSSGVTEWNALVFEIVMTFGLVYTVYATAVDPKKGDIGIIAPIAIGFIVGANILAGGAFDGASMNPAVSFGPAVVSWTWTWNSHWVYWVGPFVGAGIAALVYEVLFINQNGHEQLPTTDY
- the LOC105170382 gene encoding aquaporin TIP1-3-like isoform X1 — its product is MPISRIAVGTPAEFTQPDAVKAAVAEFISMLIFVFAGEGSGMAFAQLTAGGPSTPAGLISASIAHAFALFVAVSIAANISGGHVNPAVTFGAFVGGHISLFRSILYWIAQLLGSVVACLLLKFATGGLETSAFALSSGVTEWNALVFEIVMTFGLVYTVYATAVDPKKGDIGIIAPIAIGFIVGANILAGGAFDGASMNPAVSFGPAVVSWTWNSHWVYWVGPFVGAGIAALVYEVLFINQNGHEQLPTTDY
- the LOC105170382 gene encoding aquaporin TIP1-3-like isoform X2 translates to MPISRIAVGTPAEFTQPDAVKAAVAEFISMLIFVFAGEGSGMAFAQLTAGGPSTPAGLISASIAHAFALFVAVSIAANISGGHVNPAVTFGAFVGGHISLFRSILYWIAQLLGSVVACLLLKFATGGLETSAFALSSGVTEWNALVFEIVMTFGLVYTVYATAVDPKKGDIGIIAPIAIGFIVGANILAGGAFDGASMNPAVSFGPAVVSWTWNSHWVYWVGPFVGAGIAALVYEVLFINQNGHEQLPTTDY